The Actinosynnema mirum DSM 43827 genomic interval GGATCTCCTCCAGCCGCAGGCGGTAGCGGGCGAAGCAGTCGGCCTCGTTCGCGGTGGGGACCTCGAACTCGTAGTTCTCGTACCCCGAGTACGGCTCGACCTTGCGCAGGTCCCACGGCAGGCCCGCGGAGCGCAGCGGCGGACCGGTGATGCCGAGCGCGAGGCACGCGTCCACGGGCAGGTAGCCGACGCCCGAGAGGCGGTTGCGCCAGATCGGCTGGCCGGTGAGCAGCTTGTCGTAGTCCGGGAGCCGCGAGTCCATCACCTTCAGGAAGGCCAGGACCTTCTCGGCGGTGTCGGCGGGCAGGTCCTGGGCGAGGCCGCCGGGGCGGATGAACGCGTGGTTCATGCGCAGGCCGGTGAGGTGCTCCAGCAGGTGGAGGACCTCCTCGCGCTCGCGGAAGCCCGCCGTCATGCCGGTGAGGGCGCCCAGCTCCATGCCGCCGGTGGCCAGCGCCACCAGGTGCGAGCTGACCCGGTTGAGCTCCATCAGCAGGACCCTGGCGTCCTGGGCGCGCTGCGGGACCTCGATGCCGAGCAGCTTCTCCACGGCGAGGCAGTAGGCCGCCTCGCTGTGCAGGGGCGCCAGGTAGTCCATGCGCGTCACGAACGTGACGCCCTGGGTCCAGGTGCGGTACTCGGTGTTCTTCTCGATGCCGGTGTGCAGGTAGCCGATGACGCTGCGGGCCTGGGTGACGGTCTCGCCCTCCAGCTCCAGCACCAGCCGCAGCACGCCGTGCGTCGACGGGTGCTGGGGGCCGAGGTTCATGACGATGCGCTCGTCGCCCGCCGCCTCGGCGAGCACCTCGTCCCAGTCGCCGCCGGTCACCGTGTAGACGGTGCCCTCGGTGGTCTCGCGGGAGTCGGCCATGCCGGGGGCGGCGTCGGGGGACGCGGCGCCGGTGGCGTGGCCGGAAGTGGGGTCGTTCTCGGTGGTGGTGGTCGCCCCGGCGTCGTCGGAGGGCGCGCCCTCAGCCGACGTGTCGGTGCCGTGGGTGACGTCGGACAGCCGTTCGCTCATGAGTAGGACCGCCTCTGGTCGGGCGGGGGGATCTCCGCGCCCTTGTACTCGACCGGGATGCCGCCGAGGGGGTAGTCCTTGCGCTGGGGGTGACCGTCCCAGTCGTCCGGCATCAGGATGCGGGTCAGTCCGGGGTGACCGTCGTAGACGATGCCGAACATGTCCCAGGCCTCGCGCTCCTGCCAGTCCGTCGTCGGGTAGACGGAGACCAGGCTGGGCACGTGGGCGTCGTCGACGTCGACGGCGACCTCCAGGCGGATGCGCCTGCGGTAGGTCATCGACGTGAGGTGCACGACGGAGTGCAGGCGCTGCGGGGCCTCGGGGCCGTAGTCCACGCCGGACAGCGAGCTGCACAGCTCGAAGCGCAGCGCCGGGTCGTCGCGCAGGAGGCGGGCGACGTCCACCAGGTGCTCGCGGCGCAGGAAGAAGGTGATCTCCCCGCGGTCGACGGTGATCTGCTGGATCGCGTCGGCGGGCAGGCCCTGCTCGCCCATGGCCGCGAGCAGCTCGTCGACGAGCTCGTCGAACCAGCCGCCGTAGGGGCGCTCGGAGGGGGCGGCCACGTGCGCGGGCAGCTTGAGCCCGCCGAAGCCGGAGGTGTCGCCGCTGCCCGCCACGCCGAACATGCCGGTGCGGTTGCGGCCCGAGACGACGCCGCCGCGCGCGAGGTGCTCCTCGTGCTGGGCCTGCGACATGTCGGCGGAGCTGAGCGCTCCCCCCGAGTCGGGCGCCGGGGTCTTGTCTTCGTCTGCCATGCCGGTCACTTCCTCGCGAACCGCTGGGACGACGGGATGAGCTCCGTCTTGTGGCCGGAGGCGGCCAGCTGCGCGGCGCGTTTGGGCCCGAGGGGCTCGTCCATGATCTTCGCGTGGATCTTGAGGATCGCGTCGATCAGCATCTCGGGGCGGGGAGGGCAGCCGGGCAGGTACATGTCGACCGGGACGATGTGGTCGACGCCCTGCACCACGGCGTAGTTGTTGAACATGCCGCCGGAGGACGCGCACACGCCCATGGCCAGCACCCAGCGCGGCTCGGGCATCTGGTCGTAGATCTGGCGGAGCACCGGCGCCATCTTGTTGGTCACCCGGCCCGCGACGATCATCAGGTCGGCCTGGCGCGGCGAGGCCCTGAAGACCTCCATGCCGAACCGGGCCAGGTCGTAGCGGGGGGCGCCGGTGGTCATCATCTCGATCGCGCAGCACGCCAGACCGAACGTGGCAGGCCACAGCGAGGACTTCCGGGTCCAGTTGACCAGCTTCTCGACGCTGACCAGCAGGACCCCGTTGGGGAGCTTCTCCTCGAGACCCATCTGAATACCCTTCAGTTCCAGTCGAGCCCACCGCGTCGCCACACGTACGCGTAGGCGAAGCCGAGGGTCCCGACGAACAGGGCGATCTCCACCAGGCCGAACAGGCCGAGCCGGTCCGCGGAGACCGCGAACGGGTAGAGGAACACCATCTCGATGTCGAACAGGATGAACAGCATCGCCGTGAGGTAGTAGGCGATCGGCATACGACCGCCGCCCACGACGGGCTGGGGGGAGGGTTCGATCCCGCACTCGTAGGCGTCCATCTTGGCGCGGTTGTAGCGGCGAGGTCCGATGTACGGAGCGATCGTCGCCGAGAACAGCGCGAAGGCCGCGGCGAGTGCGAACATCAATACGAGGGGGAGATAGGGCTGGAGCACTCTCCGACGTCCTTTCCTCGCTGTCGCTGTGCAGGCGGAGCCCTGCTCGGTTGCAGCACCCTAGGTGCGTTCTGCCGAGCCCTGGAAGTTAGGCGTGCCTAACAATCCGCAGGTCGCTTGTGAAAGCCTTCACAAAGTCCGACAGACGGTTGTGAAGTGATTCACATGACCCGGACCCCAGTCTAGAACTCCCCAGAACGGACGAACAGCCACCCCCAGTAACCTTCGTGACCTGCGAAAACACGCACGGTAGGCGGGCGACAGCGGCGCGGGAAGGCCGAGCTGGTTCGTAGAAAAAGGAAACAGCGCCGATCCGGGAATCGGCGCTGCTTCGTTCGGGCGAGTCGGTTAAGCCGTTGGAGCCATCTTCGTCGCCGCCGTGATGACGCGGTCGAAAGCGTCCCCGTCCTTCGGGTCGTATAGCCCAGCGAGCAGCTTCAGCACAAGTTTCATAAGGCCCTTGCGCGGAAGTCCGTACTTGGTCGCGGTGCTCATGATCGTGGGGTTGCCGATGAGCTTGCTGAAGATGTTCCCGAGCCGGTAGTAGCTGCCCAGCGCCTGCTCGATGCGCACCGGGTAGCCGTGCAGCGCGCGCTCCCGGCTGGGGCCGTCCGGCCTGGCCATGGCCTGCACGACGGTCTCCGCGGCGATCTTGGCGGACTCCATGGCGTAGCCGATGCCCTCGCCGTTGAACGGGTTGACCATGCCGCCGGCGTCGCCGACCAGCAGCAGCCCGTTGCTGTAGTGCGGCTTGCGGTTCAGGCCCATGGGCAGGGCGGCGCCGCCGATGCGGCTGGTGGCGTTCTCCTCGCGGAAGCCCCACTCCTCGGGGGTGCCGTCCAGCCAGGACTTGAGCAGCGCGCGGTAGTCCGTGGTGCCGTACGCCTTGGAGGTGCTCAGGATGCCCAGGCCGACGTTGACCGTGCCGTCGCCCATCCCGAAGATCCAGCCGTAGCCGGGGAGCAGCACGTTGTTCTTGCGGTCCCACAGCTCCAGGTGCGACTCCAGGTGGTCGTCCTTGGTGCGGGGGCTCGCGTAGTAGCGGCGCACCGCGACGCCCATCGGCTTCGCGTCGTCCTTCTGCAGGCCCACCGACAGCGCCAGACGCGCGGACACGCCGTCGCAGGCCAGGACCAGCGGCGCGCGGTAGGTGACCGGCTCCTTGTCCTTGCCGACCTTGGCCGTCACGCCCACCACCCGGCCGCGCTCGACGACCGCGCCGGTGACGTTGTTGTTCTCCTTGAGCCGCGCCCCCGCCTCGACGGCGGCCTTGGCCAGCATGTCGTCGAAGTCCTGCCGGGGCCGCACCACGCCGTAGGGCGGGAACGAGGCCAGCTCGGGCCAGGCCAGCTCCATGGTGACCCCGCCGCCGACCACGCGCAGGCCCTTGTTGTGCAGCCAGCCCGCCTCCTCGCGGGTGTCGATGCCGAGGTCGATCAGCTGCTTGACGCCGCGCGGGGTCAGCCCGTCCCCGCAGACCTTCTCGCGGGGGAAGCTGCCCTTCTCCAGGAGCAGCACGTCGAGACCTGCCCGCGCCAGGTAGGTGGCGGCGGTCGAGCCCGCGGGACCCGCGCCGACCACGATCACTTCGGCGTCCTCGTCCGCCCTGCGGCGGCTGGGAGTCGTCATCCCCGCTCCTTGTGCACTTGTTCACAAACCTGTGGTCGGGAGTCTACTGACCCGGAACCGGACGAGACCGGACATGACCGGCGCTCCGGGGGCGGGAGCGGGGGCGTCGGGTGGGGGATCACCTGGTGGTTCCCGGTGCGGGTGGGTGAGCGGGGTGGTGGTGCGGGAGGGGGCGCGGGGCGGGCGGCGGGTGCGGGAGGGGTGGCGCGGGGCCGGGTGGCGCGGCGGCGCGGGGCGGGCGGGTGGCGGCGCGGCGCGGGTCGGGCGGGGTGGCGGCGCGGGTCGGGCGGGGTGGCAGTGCGGGTCGGGCGGGGTGGCAGTGCGGGTCGGGCGGGGTGGCAGTGCGGGTCGGGCGGGGTGGCGCGGTGCGTCGGCGCGGGTGGGGCCGGGTCGGGCGGGCGGTGGCGGGTGTGCTGGGCGGGACTTCGGGGGCGCGGCGCGGGGCGGCGGGAGGCCGAAGTCGGGGCGCGGAGGTCCGAAGCTCGGGTTTCACGGTGGCGCAGGCCACACTTTTGGCCCAGGGACCTCGGTCCAGGGGGTTGTCGGGATCTTGGTCCCGGTTCGGCCGCGGGCGGCGGAGTGGCGAGTTTTGCGGCGTGCGTCACGCTCAGCGACGGTTCGGGGTGGCTCGGCCCATCGGGTCCCGCCCGCCTCACCCCCTCGCCTTCGGCGCTCGCGGCTCCGCTGGCGAGTCTGCCGTCCCCCGACGCGTCCGCAGGCGCTGCCTGCGGGGTCGGTCCGCGCGGGTAGCGGCGCACCCCGATCGGGGCCGCCGCTGCGCTTCGGTGGTTCGGTGTCGCCGGTCCCGACGTCGCCGGTCCCGACGTCTCCGGGTCTCGACGTCGCCGGGTCCCCACGTCGCCAGGTCTCGACGTCGCCGGGTCGCCGGGGTCAGTCGAGGGGCTTGACCGCGCGGTGGAGCGCGACCAGTCCTCCGGTCAGGTTGAACCAGGCGACGTCGTCCCAGCCCGCGCGGGCGACGATCTCGCCGAGCGCGCGCTGGTCGGGCCAGGTGGCCATCGACTCGGCGAGGTAGTTGTAGGCGACCGGGTTGGAGGACACCCGCTTGGCGACCACCGGCAGGACCTTCAGCAGGTGCCGCTTGTACACCGCGCGGAACGGTCCGAAGGTCGGGCTGGACACCTCGCACACCACGAGCCTGCCGCCGGGGCGCACGACCCGCGCCATCTCCCGCAGCGCAGCCTCGGTGTCCTCGAAGTTCCGCAGGCCGAACGAGACCGTGACCGCGTCGAAGGCCCCGTCGCGGAAGGGCAGGTGCAGCGCGTCGGCGGCGACCTTCGGCACCGGGCGCTTGGCCCCGCCGCGCAGCATCCCGAGGGAGAAGTCGGCGGCGACGCACCAGGCGCCCGACTCGCCGTACTCGACCGTGGACACCGCGGTGCCCGCGGCCAGGTCCAGCACCTTCTCACCGGGGCGGGCGTCCAGCACCCGCCTGCTCCACTCCCGCCAGCGCCGGTCGAACCCCAGTGTCATGACGGAGTTGGTGCGGTCGTAACCCTCCGCCACGCCGTCGAACATCTCGGCGACCTCGCGGGGGTTCTTGTCCAGACCTGCGCGCGACATGTGTGAAGACTAAGTGACGCGGCGGGGTGTTCTCACCTCGCACGTCACTCTCGGTGGTGTGAACGGCGTCGGAACAGCGCGTGTCGTGCTTGACGTTCGTCGCCGCTTCACCGGGAGGTCGCGTCGCGGACACCAGGAGCGGTGACACTAGGTCGGCATGACGGTCTTGTCGTCCCGCCCGACCCAGCCAGCCGATCCCGGCCTGGTGTCGCTGGCCCTCGAAGTGGCGGGTCGCCTGGCCAACGACGCCTCGGATGTGATCATGGCGACGGCCGGTCGCGGAGCGCGACCGGACGAGGACACCTCACCCTTCGACTGGGTGACGGACACCGACCGGACCCTGGAGCGGCACACCCGGCGCGTGCTGACCGCCGAGTTCCCGGCGATCCCGGTGTTCTGCGAGGACTCGGCGAGCCCGGTGGCGGTGGACGCGGAGTACCGGTGGGTGGTCGACCCGGTGGACGGCGGCGCGAACTACGTGGCAGGGGTGCCGTGGTGCGCGTACAGCCTGGCGCTGGTGGACCGCTGGGGCCCGGTCGTGGGCGTGGTCGCGGACCCGTACCGGGCGCAGATCTACGCGGCGGCGCGGGGGCGCGGGATGCGCGCGAACGGCACGCCGGTGCGGCTGGGCGACAAGCCGCCGAACGCGATCGTGTGCACCGAGATGACGCGGACGGGCCCGTGGCCGGGGATGGGCGAGTTCATCTCGCGCGCGGCGGGGGCGGGGACGGGCGTGCGGGTGCTGGGCTCGAAGGCGCTGGCCGTGGCGCAGGTGGCCCTGGGCCACGCGGCGGCGGCGGTGCTGGACAGCTACCACGAGTGGGACGTGGCGGGGGCGGTGTCCCTGGCCGTCGAGTCGGGCGCGGCGGTCCTCGACCGCCGGGGCGACGACGCGAGACTGCCGGAGGACGGCCTGCTCGTCGCGGCGCCGGAGGTGGCGGAGGAGGTGCTGGGGTGGTGGCGGTCGTCGATGGTGCGGTGAGCGGGGCCGGGCGGTTCCCGACGACGGCGCCGCGCGACCGGTTGCCGGGTTCCGCGCTGTCCGAAGTCCGCTTCACCTCAGCGTGAGGTTCGGCACCTGCTGCTCCAGCATCTCCAGGTGCACCCGCGCCGACACGAGGTCGGGTTGCTGCACCAGCTTCAGCGCCACTCGCCCGGCCTCGTCCTCGAACGCCGTGAAGTCCTTCACCGCCGCCGCGAGCCGCTGGCTCACCGGGTGGTCCTGGGCGCTCGCCTCCAGGGCTCGACCCAGGTCCGCGATGCGGCGGACGTCGTTCAACTCGGCCGCGAACTGGTGCACGATCCGGTTCAGCCACTCCGCGCCCGCCGAGCGGGGCACGGTCGCCGCCGCCGCAGCCACCCGCTGCACAGACAGCTCGCACCGGCCGACCATCGCGCCCCACCGGTCCATGGAGGCCGCACGCGCCGGGGGCGGGGCCACCGGCGGGGTCATCAGAGGCGGGGTCATCAGCGGCGGGGTCATCAGCGGCGGGGGCTGCGGAAAACGCTGCGCCCCCGGCGCGGGCCACTGCGGGTGCGGCGGCAGCCGCGTCACGCTGTCGCGGCGGCGGACGGTGCCGATCGTCAGACCGACCAGCGCTCCGGGGACGCCTCCCGTGAGCACCGACATGAACACCAAGGGGACGAAGAATCCGGACAACCCGATGACGCCTGCGTAGAAGAGCAGCATCACCAGCGACCCCGCCGCCAAACCGCCCAGCACCCAGTTGCGCATCAACCGATGGTGCCAGATCAAGCGTCGTAATCGACCCGGATCGGCCCGGACACCGGCATCGACTGGCAGGTCAGCACGAACCCCGCCGCCACCTCGTGCGGCTCCAGGGCGTAGTTCCGGCGCATCCGCACCTCACCCGTCACCAGCCTCGCCCGGCACGTCCCGCACACCCCGCCCCGACACGCGAACGGCAGGTCGCCGCGCACGTGCTGGGCCGCCTCCAGCACCGGCACGTCGCCGGGCAGCTCGACCGGGGTCTCGCGGCCGTCCAGCACCACCACCCCCGGCACGAAGTCCTCCAGCACCCGCTCCGGCCGGTTCGGCGGGGGCGGGGGCTCGTCGACGTGGAACAGCTCGTGGTGCACGCTGCCCTCCGGCGCGCCGAGGCCCTCCAGCACCTTCCGCGCGTCCTTGACCAGCCCGTGCGGCCCGCACAGCCACCACTGGTCGACGTCCCCGGCGGGCACCACGCCGGTCAGCAGCGCCGACAGCCTGGCCGCGTCGAGCCTGCCGCTGAACAGCTCCACGTCCCTCGGCTCCCGCGACAGCACGTGCACGAGCTGGAACCGCCCCCGGTGCCGGTCCTTCAGGTCGGCCAGCTCGTCCGCGAACATCACCGTGTCGCTGCGCCGGTTGCCGTAGACGAGGCTGACCCGCGCCCCGCGCTCCAGCTCGGTCGCCGCGATCGACAGCGCGGGCGTGATGCCCGACCCGGCCACGACCAGGCCGTGGTGCTCGCCGCCGGACGGGGTGAAGCGGCCCTGCGGGGTGCCGACGCTGAACACGTCGCCGACCCGCGCCCGGTCGACCAGCCGCACCGAGAACAGCCCGCCGTCGACCCGCCGCACGCCGATGCGCAGCGGTTTCCCCTCCCCCGCGCAGATCGAGTACGACCGGTGCTCGTCCCCGTCGCGCAGCGCCACGTGCTGCCCTGCCCGGAACGCGTACTCCCCGGCCAGCTCGGGCGGCACGTCGAAGGTGACCGCGACGGCGTCCGCGCACAGCCGCTCGACGGCGGAGACCGCCAGCTCGTGGAAGGGCATCTAGATCTCCTTGACGTGCTCGAAGGGCTCCGCGCAGGCCAGGCAGCGGCGCAGCGCCTTGCACGCGGTCGCGCCGAACCGGGACAGCTCCTCGGTGCGGGCCGACCCGCAGCGCGGGCACGGCACCCGGCCGGGCGGCGGCGCGAGGTTCAGCGGCACGGGGCCGACCGGGCGCGGGCCGATCCGGGACGGCGGCGCGATGCCCGCCTCGCGCAGCTTGCGCAGGCCGTCCTCGGTGATCCAGTCGGTGGTCCACGCCGGGTGCAGGCTGGTGCGCACCTCGACCTCGGCGAACCCGGCGGCCACCAGCCCGCGCCGCAGGTCGGCGCCCATCTCGTCCACGGCGGGGCAGCCCGAGTAGGTGGGGGTGATGGTGACCAGGACCCGCCCGTCGCGCTCCACGACCTCGCGCAGCACGCCCAGGTCGGCCAGGGTCAGCACGGGCAGCTCGGGGTCGAGCACCGCCGAGGCGACCTCCAGCGCGGACGGACCTGGCGGGCGCGGGCCGCTCACCAGCGCGCCCCCGGCAGCGACCGGTGCACGTGCTGGAGCTCCGCCAGCAGGTACCCCATGACCTCGGTGTGCACCCCGTCCCGCCCGCCGCGTCCGGCGACCAGCGCGGCGGGCGCCGGTTCGGGCCTGGTCAGCCCGCCCGCCGCGCACACCGCGTCCAGCACCCCGTCCACCTCGGCGCGCAGTTCCCCCGGATCGACCGCGACCCCGGTGAGCCGCAGCTCCACCGGGTGCGCGGTGAACAGCTCCTCCAGGTACGGCCGCACCCGCTCCAGCCCGGCCTGCATCCTGCGGTGCGACTCGTCCGTGCCGTCGCCGAGCCGCACGGCCCACTGCGCCGCGTGGTCCCGGTGGTACGCCAGCTCCTTCACGCCCTTGGCCGCGACCGCCGCGAGCACCGGGTCGGCGCTGCCGCGCAGCCGCTCGAACGCCGCGAGCCGCCACGAGGACAGCACCAGCAGCCGGGCGGTCGTGGTGGCGAAGTCGCCGCCCGCGAACGGACCGCACTCGATCTCCGCCAGGTGCACGTTGCGGAACTCGCGCTCGTCGCGCAGGTAGGCCAGCGCGTCCTCGTCCCGCCCGGCGCCCTCGACCTCGCCCGCCCTGGTCAGCAGCAGCCTGGCCTGCCCGAGCAGGTCGAGCGCGATGTTGGCCAGCGCGACGTCCTCCTCCAGCTCGGGCGCGCGCGAGCACCACTGGGCGAGCCGCTGGGACAGCACGAGCGCGTCGTCGCCGAGCATCAGGCAGTAGGCGGCCAGGTCGCCCCGGTCCACCCCGTCCGGCACGTCCCGCCCGACGCCCGCGAGCGGTTCGGCGAAGCCGGTGCCGAACGCCCAGTTCCCGCCACCGCCCCACTCGCCGTCGTCCGCGAGGTCGGCGAGCCCGTGCCCGTCACCGGCGCCGCTCTGCCCACCGGAACTGCTCTGCTCACCGGAACTGCTCTGCTCCACGGCGGGCCTCACAGGTGGGGGACGTCGTCGGGGATGGCGTAGAAGGTCGGGTGCCGGTAGACCTTGTCGCCGCTGGGCGCGAAGAACGGGTCCTTCTCGTCCGGGGACGACGCGGTGATCGCCTCGGCGGGCACCACCCAGATGGACACGCCCTCGTTGCGCCGGGTGTAGAGGTCGCGGGCGTTGCGCACCGCGAGCTCGGCGTCGGGCGCGTGCAGCGAGCCGACGTGGACGTGGTTGAGCCCGCGCTTGCCGCGCACGAACACCTCCCACAGCGGCCAGGAACCGTCGGAGCTCATGCCGCACCCGCCTCTCGGGCCGCGCGCTTGGCGGCGTGGGCGGTGGCCGCGGCCCGCACCCACTCGCCCTCCTCGTGCGCGGTGCGCCGGTGGGCGACCCGCTGGGCGTTGCAGGGCCCGTCCCCGCCGACGACCCGGCGGAACTCGTCCCAGTCCGGGGTCCCGAAGTCGTGGTGCCCGCGCTCGGCGTTCCAGCGCAGCTCGGGGTCGGGCAGGGTGACGCCGAGCTTCGCGGCCTGGGGCACGGTCATGTCGACGAACTTCTGCCGCAGCTCGTCGTTGGTGTTGCGCTTGATCCGCCAGGCGACGGACCGCTCGGTGTTGGCGCTCTCCGCGTCGGGCGGGCCGAACATCATCAGCGACGGCCACCACCAGCGGTCCACCGCGTCCTGGACCATCGACCGCTGCGCGTCGGTGCCTGCCATCATCGTGGCGAGCAGCTCGTAGCCCTGCCGCTGGTGGAAGGACTCCTCCTTGCAGACCCGGATCATGGCGCGGGCGTACGGCCCGTACGAGGTCCGGCACAGCGGCACCTGGTTGCAGATGGCGGCGCCGTCGACGAGCCAGCCGATGACGCCCACGTCGGCGAAGGTCAGCGTGGGGTAGTTGAAGATCGAGGAGTACTTCTGCCGACCGGTGATCAGCCGCTCGGTCAGGTCGGCGCGGTCGGCGCCGAGGGTCTCGGCCGCCGCGTAGAGGTAGAGGCCGTGGCCCGCCTCGTCCTGGACCTTGGCCAGCAGGATCGCCTTGCGGCGCAGCGAGGGCGCGCGGCTGATCCAGTTGCCCTCCGGCTGCATCCCGATGATCTCGGAGTGCGCGTGCTGGGCGATCTGCCGCACGAGCGTGCGCCGGTACCCGTCGGGCATCCAGTCCCTGGGCTCGACGCGCTGATCTGCGGCGAGGACGCGCTCGAACTCCGCTTCCAGCTCCATGCAGCCGATTGTTACACGAAACACACCACGCGGAGAAGAACTGTCACACGCGACGCCGCAGCCACCAGGCGAGCGGTCCGAGCACCGCCCACACCGCCAGCAGGAACGTGCCGACGGGCAGCAGCGCGAGGGTGAACGTGCGGCCCTCGACGCGCGCCAGCTCGGTGTCGTCGGTGTCGTACTCGATCCACACCACCTGACCGGCCTCCAGGCCGTCCGGGTAGAGCACGCCCTGGGCCGGGCTGTGCACCGCGCCGTCCGGGGTGGCGTAGCGCACGACGGTGCGCTGGAAGGACACCGAGACCACCTCGGCGGCGGCCCGGCCGCGCCTGCTCTCGATCGCGTTGTCGTCGCGCCAGCAGGCCGCCACCAGCAGCACGCCGACCAGCGTCACCAGACCGCCCAGGACCAGCACCGACCGGCCGAGCAGCTTCCGGACCGCGCGGCGGCGGCCCGAGCGGGGGCGGCCGTCCGGGCGGTCCGCGGAACGGTCCGCGGGACGGTCCTCGGCGCGGTCGTCGGAGAGCACTGCGTCGTCCACCACAACGGAGCAGTCTAGGGCCGCCCTGGCGCGGAAACGCGGAACCGAGTCCATACCCTCGAAGGGTGACCTCCGCTCCCCCGTCCAGGACCCGCACCCGCCTGCGCGTGACCACCACCCCGGTCACCGGCCCCGCCTTCCCCGAGGACCTGCTGTCCAGGCTCCCCGACCCCGGTGGCGCGCTGGCGTGGGTGCGCGAGGGCTCCGGGCTGGTCGGCTGGGGCGAGGCCGCGCGGTTCGAGACCTCGGGCGCGGGCCGGTTCGCCGAGGCCGACCGGCTGTGGCGGGAGTTCACCGCCGAGCTGGACGTCGAGGACGCGGTGGGCGTGCCGGGCACGGGCGCGGTGGCGTTCGCGAGCATGGCGTTCGCGGACGAGCCGGGCAGCTCGGTGCTGGTCGTGCCGCGGGTCGTGCTGGGCCGCAGGGGCGAGCACCGCTGGGTGACCACGATCGGCGAGGTGGACGGCGACCCGTTGGAGCGGGCGGTGCGCCCGGTGCGGCGGCCGTCGACCATCCGCTACTCGGACGGGCGGGTGCCGGTGACCCGCTACCGGGAGGCGGTCGCCGAGGCGGTGCGCCGGATGCGGGCGGGCGAGCTGGCGAAGGTGGTGCTGGCGCACGACCTGCTGGCCGTGGCGGACGTGGACATCGACGAGCGGTTCCTGCTCGGCGGGCTGGCCAGGCGGTACCCGGAGTGCTGGGTGTACGCGGTGGACGGGCTGGTCGGGGCGACCCCGGAGCTGCTGCTGCGGCGCACCGGGGAGGTCGTGGACTCGCGGGTGCTGGCGGGCACGACCTGGCCGGGCAGCGGCACGGACGAGGAGGCGCTGCTCGCGTCGGGCAAGAACCGGGAGGAGCACGAGTACGCGATCGCGTCGCTGACCGAGGCGCTGC includes:
- a CDS encoding NuoB/complex I 20 kDa subunit family protein, with the translated sequence MGLEEKLPNGVLLVSVEKLVNWTRKSSLWPATFGLACCAIEMMTTGAPRYDLARFGMEVFRASPRQADLMIVAGRVTNKMAPVLRQIYDQMPEPRWVLAMGVCASSGGMFNNYAVVQGVDHIVPVDMYLPGCPPRPEMLIDAILKIHAKIMDEPLGPKRAAQLAASGHKTELIPSSQRFARK
- a CDS encoding inositol monophosphatase family protein, producing MTVLSSRPTQPADPGLVSLALEVAGRLANDASDVIMATAGRGARPDEDTSPFDWVTDTDRTLERHTRRVLTAEFPAIPVFCEDSASPVAVDAEYRWVVDPVDGGANYVAGVPWCAYSLALVDRWGPVVGVVADPYRAQIYAAARGRGMRANGTPVRLGDKPPNAIVCTEMTRTGPWPGMGEFISRAAGAGTGVRVLGSKALAVAQVALGHAAAAVLDSYHEWDVAGAVSLAVESGAAVLDRRGDDARLPEDGLLVAAPEVAEEVLGWWRSSMVR
- a CDS encoding NADH-quinone oxidoreductase subunit C yields the protein MADEDKTPAPDSGGALSSADMSQAQHEEHLARGGVVSGRNRTGMFGVAGSGDTSGFGGLKLPAHVAAPSERPYGGWFDELVDELLAAMGEQGLPADAIQQITVDRGEITFFLRREHLVDVARLLRDDPALRFELCSSLSGVDYGPEAPQRLHSVVHLTSMTYRRRIRLEVAVDVDDAHVPSLVSVYPTTDWQEREAWDMFGIVYDGHPGLTRILMPDDWDGHPQRKDYPLGGIPVEYKGAEIPPPDQRRSYS
- a CDS encoding demethylmenaquinone methyltransferase, translated to MSRAGLDKNPREVAEMFDGVAEGYDRTNSVMTLGFDRRWREWSRRVLDARPGEKVLDLAAGTAVSTVEYGESGAWCVAADFSLGMLRGGAKRPVPKVAADALHLPFRDGAFDAVTVSFGLRNFEDTEAALREMARVVRPGGRLVVCEVSSPTFGPFRAVYKRHLLKVLPVVAKRVSSNPVAYNYLAESMATWPDQRALGEIVARAGWDDVAWFNLTGGLVALHRAVKPLD
- the paaD gene encoding 1,2-phenylacetyl-CoA epoxidase subunit PaaD yields the protein MSGPRPPGPSALEVASAVLDPELPVLTLADLGVLREVVERDGRVLVTITPTYSGCPAVDEMGADLRRGLVAAGFAEVEVRTSLHPAWTTDWITEDGLRKLREAGIAPPSRIGPRPVGPVPLNLAPPPGRVPCPRCGSARTEELSRFGATACKALRRCLACAEPFEHVKEI
- a CDS encoding NADH-quinone oxidoreductase subunit D, with translation MADSRETTEGTVYTVTGGDWDEVLAEAAGDERIVMNLGPQHPSTHGVLRLVLELEGETVTQARSVIGYLHTGIEKNTEYRTWTQGVTFVTRMDYLAPLHSEAAYCLAVEKLLGIEVPQRAQDARVLLMELNRVSSHLVALATGGMELGALTGMTAGFREREEVLHLLEHLTGLRMNHAFIRPGGLAQDLPADTAEKVLAFLKVMDSRLPDYDKLLTGQPIWRNRLSGVGYLPVDACLALGITGPPLRSAGLPWDLRKVEPYSGYENYEFEVPTANEADCFARYRLRLEEIHQSLKIVRQAVERLREPGPVMVADAKVAWPAQLTIGSDGMGNSLEHVRKIMGQSMESLIHHFKLVTEGFHVPAGQVYVPVESPRGELGFHVVSDGGTRPMRVHVREPSFVNLQAMPAMCEGSMVADVIASVASLDPVMGGCDR
- a CDS encoding 2Fe-2S iron-sulfur cluster-binding protein, whose amino-acid sequence is MPFHELAVSAVERLCADAVAVTFDVPPELAGEYAFRAGQHVALRDGDEHRSYSICAGEGKPLRIGVRRVDGGLFSVRLVDRARVGDVFSVGTPQGRFTPSGGEHHGLVVAGSGITPALSIAATELERGARVSLVYGNRRSDTVMFADELADLKDRHRGRFQLVHVLSREPRDVELFSGRLDAARLSALLTGVVPAGDVDQWWLCGPHGLVKDARKVLEGLGAPEGSVHHELFHVDEPPPPPNRPERVLEDFVPGVVVLDGRETPVELPGDVPVLEAAQHVRGDLPFACRGGVCGTCRARLVTGEVRMRRNYALEPHEVAAGFVLTCQSMPVSGPIRVDYDA
- a CDS encoding geranylgeranyl reductase family protein, yielding MTTPSRRRADEDAEVIVVGAGPAGSTAATYLARAGLDVLLLEKGSFPREKVCGDGLTPRGVKQLIDLGIDTREEAGWLHNKGLRVVGGGVTMELAWPELASFPPYGVVRPRQDFDDMLAKAAVEAGARLKENNNVTGAVVERGRVVGVTAKVGKDKEPVTYRAPLVLACDGVSARLALSVGLQKDDAKPMGVAVRRYYASPRTKDDHLESHLELWDRKNNVLLPGYGWIFGMGDGTVNVGLGILSTSKAYGTTDYRALLKSWLDGTPEEWGFREENATSRIGGAALPMGLNRKPHYSNGLLLVGDAGGMVNPFNGEGIGYAMESAKIAAETVVQAMARPDGPSRERALHGYPVRIEQALGSYYRLGNIFSKLIGNPTIMSTATKYGLPRKGLMKLVLKLLAGLYDPKDGDAFDRVITAATKMAPTA
- a CDS encoding NADH-quinone oxidoreductase subunit A, coding for MLQPYLPLVLMFALAAAFALFSATIAPYIGPRRYNRAKMDAYECGIEPSPQPVVGGGRMPIAYYLTAMLFILFDIEMVFLYPFAVSADRLGLFGLVEIALFVGTLGFAYAYVWRRGGLDWN